Proteins encoded by one window of Cucurbita pepo subsp. pepo cultivar mu-cu-16 chromosome LG14, ASM280686v2, whole genome shotgun sequence:
- the LOC111810754 gene encoding kinesin-like protein KIN-12F isoform X1, producing MKSNTAESMETGFLGSISASSFRNLLPRSISSKKKLISSFSKKLPHSNSENMPPTDPNIPVKDGRISTIVSKSGIRNSPHDALPPDSNLDLKDEVVQSDGQYEVPTPTYQPIKVVVRIRPNDREKEMDRTVKKISSDELTFQDRKFSFDSVFDSDSKQEDIFSKIGIPLVKDALAGYNTSIMSYGQTGSGKTFTMWGPPSAMVEDPSPYSNQGLAPRIFQMLFSEIQKEQENSEGKLINYQCRCSFVEIFNEQIGDLLDPSQRNLKIKDDAKNGLYVENVTEEYVTSYDDVTQILIKGLSSRKVGATTINSKSSRSHIVFTFIIESWCKETSSKCFGSSKTSRINLVDLAGLERNVSDAMGRQSTREDKILKKSMSRLGHLIDSLAKETELRTSEERLYRSSCLTHLLRESFGGNAKLTVICAVSPDNNFSGETLRTLRFGQRLKSVQNRPVINEIKEDDVNDLSDQIRQLKEELIRANTNSGKSVPKTGYFQGPNVRDSLNHLRVNINRSLILPCIDNDSDEEVNCNEEDVMELHQHLDKVHSFSEDSSDNRDSLQFSSVEESFASCSMSDDEVSYPQTIEEINPEETFHDSKVPEPVNNQRSISVSSICHFPNLEDPPLSDSPKIGNSQRKSLVVAPSFADHHEKMSDSFKFNKDVLRQSLSQSKNIRSSLRSSNTFEDPTESLAASLQRGLKIIDYHQQSSALNKSSVSFSFEHLARKSCPEVNKPVPSLQTLEEDNPIAISSPHQLCSSCQRRITKNDNSLVLSSSKELVGFNEGSDLEKQKSEQEKCEIKEVQEVRDNENNNGFSDVSEKEELVKEIQNLRSKLQAFADVSTNKSTDKLRSSLLLSRSIQLRKSGLGGAGGGGCQTINEEELEKERERWTEMESEWISLTDELRVDLESIRRRAEKVENELNSEKKCNEELEDALHRSVLGHARFVEHYAELQEKYNELVGKHRAIMGGIAEVKRAAQKAGSKGHGSRFSKSLAAELSALRFERDREREFLKKENKGLKVQLRDTAEAVHAAGELLVRLREAEHSASVAEENFTSVQQENEKLKKQMEKLKRKHKMEMITMKQYLAESKLPASALEPLYHQDHSDLGTDKRASFVDDDQAWRSEFGAIYQEQHY from the exons ATGAAGTCGAATACAGCAGAATCAATGGAGACTGGTTTCTTGGGAAGCATATCTGCCTCTTCCTTCCGAAACCTCCTTCCTCGATCCATCTCTTCTAAGAAGAAACTAATTTCCTCCTTTTCTAAGAAGCTTCCCCATTCAAATTCTGAAAATATGCCTCCTACTGATCCGAACATTCCTGTCAAGGACGGCCGGATTTCCACGATCGTTTCCAAGTCCGGTATCCGGAATTCTCCTCACGATGCTTTGCCTCCAGATTCCAATCTTGATCTGAAG GATGAAGTTGTCCAATCAGACGGCCAGTATGAAGTTCCTACCCCTACTTATCAGCCGATTAAG GTTGTCGTGAGGATTAGACCTAATGATAGAGAGAAGGAAATGGACAGGACGGTTAAGAAGATTTCTTCAGATGAATTGACATTTCAGGACCGTAAATTTTCATTCGATTCAGTTTTCGATTCAGATTCGAAACAG gaagATATCTTTTCGAAGATCGGAATTCCGCTAGTGAAAGATGCGTTAGCTGGTTATAACACTTCCATCATGTCATATGGTCAG ACGGGAAGTGGTAAAACATTCACAATGTGGGGTCCCCCGAGTGCCATGGTTGAGGATCCTTCACCCTATAGTAACCAAGGCCTTGCTCCTCGCATCTTTCAAATGCTGTTTTCAGAGATTCAAAAA GAACAAGAGAACTCTGAAGGAAAACTGATAAATTACCAGTGTCGTTGTTCTTTTGTAGAG ATATTTAATGAACAAATTGGGGATTTGCTTGATCCTTCCCAGAGAAACCTCAAG ATTAAGGATGATGCAAAGAATGGACTGTATGTGGAAAATGTCACAGAGGAATATGTGACAAGCTACGATGATGTAACTCAGATTCTTATCAAG GGACTTTCAAGTAGAAAAGTCGGAGCAACCACTATAAATTCTAAGAGCTCAAGGTCTCATATTGTGTTTACTTTCATCATTGAGTCATGGTGCAAG GAAACTTCATCCAAGTGTTTTGGTAGTTCAAAGACGAGCAGAATCAACCTTGTTGATCTTGCTGGATTAGAAAGGAATGTAAGCGATGCCATGGGTAGACAATCCACAAGGGAAGAcaagattttgaagaagtcTATGTCACGGCTCGG GCACTTGATCGATTCACTAGCTAAAGAAACTGAATTAAGAACATCTGAAGAGCGTTTGTACAGAAGCTCCTGCTTGACCCATTTATTAAGAGAGTCATTTGGAGGCAACGCCAAGCTCACAGTTATTTGTGCTGTCTCTCCAGATAACAA CTTTTCAGGTGAAACGTTAAGGACATTGAGATTCGGACAACGATTGAAATCAGTTCAGAATCGACCAgtcataaatgaaataaaggaaGATGACGTAAATGATCTGAGTGATCAAATTCGTCAATTAAAG GAAGAACTTATAAGAGCAAATACCAACTCAGGAAAGTCAGTTCCAAAAACTGGCTACTTTCAAGGGCCTAATGTACGAGACAGCCTGAATCATTTAAGAGTTAATATCAATCGCTCTCTGATTTTGCCATGCATTGATAATGACTCAGACGAAGAGGTTAATTGTAACGAGGAAGATGTGATGGAATTGCATCAACATTTGGATAAGGTCCATAGCTTTTCTGAAGATAGCTCTGATAATAGAGATTCACTTCAGTTTTCCTCCGTAGAAGAAAGTTTTGCTTCATGTTCAATGAGTGATGATGAAGTAAGTTATCCCCAAACAATTGAAGAAATAAACCCAGAAGAAACTTTTCATGATTCCAAGGTTCCTGAACCTGTGAACAATCAGAGGAGTATTTCTGTCAGCTCAATATGTCACTTCCCTAATCTTGAAGATCCACCATTGTCTGATTCTCCGAAAATTGGAAATTCTCAAAGGAAAAGTTTGGTCGTTGCACCGAGTTTCGCTGACCACCATGAAAAGATGTCAGACAGCTTTAAGTTTAATAAAGATGTACTGAGGCAGTCATTGAGTCAGAGTAAGAACATCAGATCCTCCCTGCGATCGAGTAATACATTTGAAGATCCTACTGAGTCATTGGCAGCTAGTCTTCAAAGAGGTTTGAAGATAATTGATTATCACCAGCAAAGCTCAGCATTAAACAAATCTTCAGtatctttttcctttgaaCATCTGGCACGAAAATCCTGTCCAGAAGTCAACAAACCTGTACCATCTCTTCAAACATTGGAAGAAGATAACCCCATCGCTATATCTTCTCCCCATCAGCTTTGTTCATCTTGTCAAAGAAGAATCACCAAGAATGACAATAGTTTAGTCCTGAGTAGCTCCAAGGAACTAGTAGGATTCAACGAGGGAAGTGATCTTGAAAAG CAGAAGAGTGAACAAGAGAAATGTGAAATAAAGGAAGTGCAGGAGGTTCGGGACAATGAGAATAATAATGGCTTCAGTGATGTGTCTGAGAAGGAAGAACTTGTTaaagaaatccaaaatttaAGGAGTAAGCTGCAGGCATTTGCTGATGTTTCTACTAACAAGTCAACTGACAAGCTGAGGTCCTCGCTATTGTTGTCACGGTCCATCCAACTCAGAAAAAGCGGTCTAGGAGGAGCAGGAGGAGGAGGTTGTCAAACTATTAACGAGGAGGAActtgaaaaggaaagggagaGATGGACAGAAATGGAGAGTGAATGGATTTCATTAACTGATGAACTGAGAGTTGATTTGGAATCCATTCGACGGCGTGCAGAGAAGGTGGAGAATGAACTGAATTCAGAGAAGAAGTGCAATGAGGAGCTGGAGGATGCCCTTCACAGATCTGTTCTTGGGCATGCTAGATTTGTTGAGCATTATGCTGAATTGCAAGAGAAATATAATGAGTTGGTGGGAAAGCACCGAGCCATCATGGGAGGGATAGCTGAGGTTAAAAGGGCTGCACAAAAAGCTGGTTCCAAAGGACATGGCTCTCGCTTTTCTAAATCCCTCGCTGCTGAGCTTTCAGCTCTGAGATTTGAGAgggacagagagagagaattcttgaaaaaggaaaacaaaggcCTCAAGGTTCAACTTAGAGACACTGCTGAAGCTGTTCATGCTGCTGGGGAACTTCTTGTTAGGCTTAGAGAAGCAGAACATTCAGCATCAGTTGCAGAG GAGAACTTTACATCAGTTCAACAAGAAAACGAGAAGTTGAAGAAGCAAATGgagaaactcaaaagaaagCATAAGATGGAGATGATTACAATGAAGCAGTACCTTGCAGAGAGTAAATTGCCAGCTTCTGCTCTCGAACCACTGTATCATCAAGATCACTCCGACCTTGGAACCGACAAGAGAGCCTCGTTCGTAGACGATGATCAAGCTTGGAGATCAGAATTTGGAGCTATATATCAAGAGCAGCACTACTAA
- the LOC111810754 gene encoding kinesin-like protein KIN-12F isoform X2, which translates to MKSNTAESMETGFLGSISASSFRNLLPRSISSKKKLISSFSKKLPHSNSENMPPTDPNIPVKDGRISTIVSKSGIRNSPHDALPPDSNLDLKDEVVQSDGQYEVPTPTYQPIKVVVRIRPNDREKEMDRTVKKISSDELTFQDRKFSFDSVFDSDSKQEDIFSKIGIPLVKDALAGYNTSIMSYGQTGSGKTFTMWGPPSAMVEDPSPYSNQGLAPRIFQMLFSEIQKEQENSEGKLINYQCRCSFVEIFNEQIGDLLDPSQRNLKIKDDAKNGLYVENVTEEYVTSYDDVTQILIKGLSSRKVGATTINSKSSRSHIVFTFIIESWCKETSSKCFGSSKTSRINLVDLAGLERNVSDAMGRQSTREDKILKKSMSRLGHLIDSLAKETELRTSEERLYRSSCLTHLLRESFGGNAKLTVICAVSPDNNFSGETLRTLRFGQRLKSVQNRPVINEIKEDDVNDLSDQIRQLKEELIRANTNSGKSVPKTGYFQGPNVRDSLNHLRVNINRSLILPCIDNDSDEEVNCNEEDVMELHQHLDKVHSFSEDSSDNRDSLQFSSVEESFASCSMSDDEVSYPQTIEEINPEETFHDSKVPEPVNNQRSISVSSICHFPNLEDPPLSDSPKIGNSQRKSLVVAPSFADHHEKMSDSFKFNKDVLRQSLSQSKNIRSSLRSSNTFEDPTESLAASLQRGLKIIDYHQQSSALNKSSVSFSFEHLARKSCPEVNKPVPSLQTLEEDNPIAISSPHQLCSSCQRRITKNDNSLVLSSSKELVGFNEGSDLEKKSEQEKCEIKEVQEVRDNENNNGFSDVSEKEELVKEIQNLRSKLQAFADVSTNKSTDKLRSSLLLSRSIQLRKSGLGGAGGGGCQTINEEELEKERERWTEMESEWISLTDELRVDLESIRRRAEKVENELNSEKKCNEELEDALHRSVLGHARFVEHYAELQEKYNELVGKHRAIMGGIAEVKRAAQKAGSKGHGSRFSKSLAAELSALRFERDREREFLKKENKGLKVQLRDTAEAVHAAGELLVRLREAEHSASVAEENFTSVQQENEKLKKQMEKLKRKHKMEMITMKQYLAESKLPASALEPLYHQDHSDLGTDKRASFVDDDQAWRSEFGAIYQEQHY; encoded by the exons ATGAAGTCGAATACAGCAGAATCAATGGAGACTGGTTTCTTGGGAAGCATATCTGCCTCTTCCTTCCGAAACCTCCTTCCTCGATCCATCTCTTCTAAGAAGAAACTAATTTCCTCCTTTTCTAAGAAGCTTCCCCATTCAAATTCTGAAAATATGCCTCCTACTGATCCGAACATTCCTGTCAAGGACGGCCGGATTTCCACGATCGTTTCCAAGTCCGGTATCCGGAATTCTCCTCACGATGCTTTGCCTCCAGATTCCAATCTTGATCTGAAG GATGAAGTTGTCCAATCAGACGGCCAGTATGAAGTTCCTACCCCTACTTATCAGCCGATTAAG GTTGTCGTGAGGATTAGACCTAATGATAGAGAGAAGGAAATGGACAGGACGGTTAAGAAGATTTCTTCAGATGAATTGACATTTCAGGACCGTAAATTTTCATTCGATTCAGTTTTCGATTCAGATTCGAAACAG gaagATATCTTTTCGAAGATCGGAATTCCGCTAGTGAAAGATGCGTTAGCTGGTTATAACACTTCCATCATGTCATATGGTCAG ACGGGAAGTGGTAAAACATTCACAATGTGGGGTCCCCCGAGTGCCATGGTTGAGGATCCTTCACCCTATAGTAACCAAGGCCTTGCTCCTCGCATCTTTCAAATGCTGTTTTCAGAGATTCAAAAA GAACAAGAGAACTCTGAAGGAAAACTGATAAATTACCAGTGTCGTTGTTCTTTTGTAGAG ATATTTAATGAACAAATTGGGGATTTGCTTGATCCTTCCCAGAGAAACCTCAAG ATTAAGGATGATGCAAAGAATGGACTGTATGTGGAAAATGTCACAGAGGAATATGTGACAAGCTACGATGATGTAACTCAGATTCTTATCAAG GGACTTTCAAGTAGAAAAGTCGGAGCAACCACTATAAATTCTAAGAGCTCAAGGTCTCATATTGTGTTTACTTTCATCATTGAGTCATGGTGCAAG GAAACTTCATCCAAGTGTTTTGGTAGTTCAAAGACGAGCAGAATCAACCTTGTTGATCTTGCTGGATTAGAAAGGAATGTAAGCGATGCCATGGGTAGACAATCCACAAGGGAAGAcaagattttgaagaagtcTATGTCACGGCTCGG GCACTTGATCGATTCACTAGCTAAAGAAACTGAATTAAGAACATCTGAAGAGCGTTTGTACAGAAGCTCCTGCTTGACCCATTTATTAAGAGAGTCATTTGGAGGCAACGCCAAGCTCACAGTTATTTGTGCTGTCTCTCCAGATAACAA CTTTTCAGGTGAAACGTTAAGGACATTGAGATTCGGACAACGATTGAAATCAGTTCAGAATCGACCAgtcataaatgaaataaaggaaGATGACGTAAATGATCTGAGTGATCAAATTCGTCAATTAAAG GAAGAACTTATAAGAGCAAATACCAACTCAGGAAAGTCAGTTCCAAAAACTGGCTACTTTCAAGGGCCTAATGTACGAGACAGCCTGAATCATTTAAGAGTTAATATCAATCGCTCTCTGATTTTGCCATGCATTGATAATGACTCAGACGAAGAGGTTAATTGTAACGAGGAAGATGTGATGGAATTGCATCAACATTTGGATAAGGTCCATAGCTTTTCTGAAGATAGCTCTGATAATAGAGATTCACTTCAGTTTTCCTCCGTAGAAGAAAGTTTTGCTTCATGTTCAATGAGTGATGATGAAGTAAGTTATCCCCAAACAATTGAAGAAATAAACCCAGAAGAAACTTTTCATGATTCCAAGGTTCCTGAACCTGTGAACAATCAGAGGAGTATTTCTGTCAGCTCAATATGTCACTTCCCTAATCTTGAAGATCCACCATTGTCTGATTCTCCGAAAATTGGAAATTCTCAAAGGAAAAGTTTGGTCGTTGCACCGAGTTTCGCTGACCACCATGAAAAGATGTCAGACAGCTTTAAGTTTAATAAAGATGTACTGAGGCAGTCATTGAGTCAGAGTAAGAACATCAGATCCTCCCTGCGATCGAGTAATACATTTGAAGATCCTACTGAGTCATTGGCAGCTAGTCTTCAAAGAGGTTTGAAGATAATTGATTATCACCAGCAAAGCTCAGCATTAAACAAATCTTCAGtatctttttcctttgaaCATCTGGCACGAAAATCCTGTCCAGAAGTCAACAAACCTGTACCATCTCTTCAAACATTGGAAGAAGATAACCCCATCGCTATATCTTCTCCCCATCAGCTTTGTTCATCTTGTCAAAGAAGAATCACCAAGAATGACAATAGTTTAGTCCTGAGTAGCTCCAAGGAACTAGTAGGATTCAACGAGGGAAGTGATCTTGAAAAG AAGAGTGAACAAGAGAAATGTGAAATAAAGGAAGTGCAGGAGGTTCGGGACAATGAGAATAATAATGGCTTCAGTGATGTGTCTGAGAAGGAAGAACTTGTTaaagaaatccaaaatttaAGGAGTAAGCTGCAGGCATTTGCTGATGTTTCTACTAACAAGTCAACTGACAAGCTGAGGTCCTCGCTATTGTTGTCACGGTCCATCCAACTCAGAAAAAGCGGTCTAGGAGGAGCAGGAGGAGGAGGTTGTCAAACTATTAACGAGGAGGAActtgaaaaggaaagggagaGATGGACAGAAATGGAGAGTGAATGGATTTCATTAACTGATGAACTGAGAGTTGATTTGGAATCCATTCGACGGCGTGCAGAGAAGGTGGAGAATGAACTGAATTCAGAGAAGAAGTGCAATGAGGAGCTGGAGGATGCCCTTCACAGATCTGTTCTTGGGCATGCTAGATTTGTTGAGCATTATGCTGAATTGCAAGAGAAATATAATGAGTTGGTGGGAAAGCACCGAGCCATCATGGGAGGGATAGCTGAGGTTAAAAGGGCTGCACAAAAAGCTGGTTCCAAAGGACATGGCTCTCGCTTTTCTAAATCCCTCGCTGCTGAGCTTTCAGCTCTGAGATTTGAGAgggacagagagagagaattcttgaaaaaggaaaacaaaggcCTCAAGGTTCAACTTAGAGACACTGCTGAAGCTGTTCATGCTGCTGGGGAACTTCTTGTTAGGCTTAGAGAAGCAGAACATTCAGCATCAGTTGCAGAG GAGAACTTTACATCAGTTCAACAAGAAAACGAGAAGTTGAAGAAGCAAATGgagaaactcaaaagaaagCATAAGATGGAGATGATTACAATGAAGCAGTACCTTGCAGAGAGTAAATTGCCAGCTTCTGCTCTCGAACCACTGTATCATCAAGATCACTCCGACCTTGGAACCGACAAGAGAGCCTCGTTCGTAGACGATGATCAAGCTTGGAGATCAGAATTTGGAGCTATATATCAAGAGCAGCACTACTAA
- the LOC111810802 gene encoding uncharacterized protein LOC111810802, with protein MASPVENLSVVEEEKKECIGVLEVFVHQARDIHNICIYHKQDVYAKLSFTTHPENSVSTKTINGGGKNPVFNERVCLDVPMIDTTLKCEIWMLSRVKNYLEDQLLGFALIPLTEVVVVNGKLEKEFSLSSTDLFHSPAGFVQLSLSYNGASPEVMAIPVVETIVEVEDSDLTKPRPSDLDMIEFPDPKIANEDQIMVSEYFGIPCSNLDSESSESLTISEVENHGITVVESFPTMNDKSNEEDSKIDSPPNNVQNDTVSSPRSSKAQASSNGTADKEETAESGEVNGSSSDKITKPLVSVSVEPPEDKVVQQDIVDMYMKSMQQFTESLAKMKLPLDIDTNGSPSSATSSSDPNLKSPKNSGSRVFYGSRAFF; from the coding sequence ATGGCTTCCCCTGTTGAGAATTTGAGTGTTgtagaggaagagaaaaaggaatgtATTGGTGTTCTTGAGGTGTTTGTTCATCAAGCAAGAGACATTCATAATATATGCATTTACCACAAGCAAGATGTGTATGCAAAGCTTTCCTTTACCACACATCCTGAAAACTCTGTATCCACCAAAACCATCAATGGTGGTGGGAAGAATCCTGTGTTTAACGAGCGTGTTTGTCTCGATGTTCCGATGATCGATACGACGCTCAAATGTGAGATATGGATGTTGAGTAGGGTCAAGAATTATCTTGAAGATCAGTTGCTTGGTTTTGCTTTGATCCCTTTAACAGAAGTTGTTGTTGTGAATGGAAAGTTAGAGAAAGAATTCAGTCTTTCGTCGACCGATTTGTTCCATTCTCCGGCTGGGTTCGTGCAGCTATCGCTTTCGTATAATGGAGCTTCTCCAGAAGTCATGGCGATCCCGGTCGTTGAAACAATTGTAGAGGTCGAAGATTCGGATTTAACCAAGCCACGTCCAAGTGATTTGGATATGATCGAATTCCCCGATCCAAAGATTGCGAATGAAGATCAGATAATGGTGTCTGAGTATTTTGGTATCCCGTGTTCGAATCTAGATTCTGAATCTTCTGAGAGCTTGACTATttctgaagttgaaaatcatgGGATTACCGTTGTCGAAAGCTTTCCAACGATGAACGACAAGTCGAATGAAGAAGATTCAAAGATCGATTCTCCACCGAACAATGTGCAAAATGATACGGTTTCTTCACCTCGGTCGTCGAAAGCTCAAGCCAGTTCAAATGGCACAGCTGATAAAGAAGAAACGGCTGAAAGTGGTGAGGTTAATGGTTCCTCTAGTGACAAAATTACAAAGCCTTTAGTTTCTGTAAGCGTTGAGCCGCCAGAGGACAAGGTAGTGCAGCAAGACATTGTGGATATGTACATGAAAAGTATGCAACAATTCACTGAGTCATTGGCAAAGATGAAGCTTCCTTTGGATATCGACACCAACGGCTCTCCGAGTTCAGCTACCTCGAGCTCCGACCCAAACCTAAAATCGCCCAAGAACAGCGGTTCCCGTGTGTTTTACGGGAGCAGGGCGTTCTTTTAA